The Paenibacillus sp. FSL R7-0345 DNA segment AGGAAGGGCGGGGCATACATCAATCTCTCAGCTTTTATGATGAACGGCGGCAACATGACGGTTCCCCAGAAGCCTGCGGATAAAGCGGAGAAAATCAACGTAGGGGGCAGGGAGGTCATCTACAATTATATCGATTACCAGCCGAAATCATTCTTTTTCCTGACCTGGTACAATGAGCCGAAGGACGCGTATGTTCAGCTGAGCTCCTGGGGCGACCGGGTGCTTACGAAGGAGCAGCTGCTTGAGCTGGCCGGGGAGCTGATTAAGGGCGGGTTGTAGTGGGAGAGTTGAGCGGTTTGCAGGGCTGTGAAAAGAAAAGGATGGTAAGGGTAACCTGGTTCCGCTTGCGGCGGGCCGGGTTATTTGAATGAGTCGCCGGAGGTCTGTGCGGCAGCGGGGATATAGCTGGTACGCAGGTAGGGCGTTGACGGTTGATGAAGGAGCAGGTTGGAGTGGCCTCCCCGGGATTGGCTGCCGACGGGTGGAACGGGGTAGTTCAAAGGGAAAAATCCCTTTGAATGGGCTCATGGAGAGAAGAGTGAAGAAGAGTAGAAAAGGAGGCAGGAACATTGGAATGTTCCTGCCTCCTTTTGTTATATAGTGTGTAACTGCCGGTCTGTTTAGAGAGCGTTCAGTTATGATGAACAAACAAGTTAGTCTACCGTTGAGCTGAAGCCAACAGTGTCCAGGCATCCCGAGCGAAAACTGCTGCTGTTGCTGGCGGCTTACCCCTCCAGCAGCAATGCCTCCGGATCTTCCAGCAACTCCTTAACCTTAACGAGGAAGCTGACCGCCTCTGAGCCGTCTACGATCCGGTGATCGTAGGACAGGGCGATGTACATCATCGGCCGGTTGACGGTTCTTTCTTCGTCCAGGGCGATCGGGCGCAGCTGGATCTTATGCATGCCGAGAATACCGACCTGCGGGGTATTCAGGATTGGCGTAGAGAGCAGGGAGCCGAATACGCCACCGTTCGTGATGGTAAAGGTGCCGCCCTGCAGCTCCTGCAGGCTGAGCGTATTGGCGCGGGCCTTGGAGGCGAGCTCGACAATCTGCCGCTCGATTTCCGGGAAGCTGAGCCGGTCCGCATCGCGGACGACAGGAACGACCAGGCCTTCCTTAGCAGAAACGGCGATACCGATATCGTAGTATTTCTTGATCAGCAGCTCCTCGCCGTCAATCTCTGCGTTCAGCAGAGGATAAGCCTTGAGCGCGCCGATGACGGCTTTGCTGAAGAAGGACATGAAGCCGAGTCCGACATCATGCTTCTCTTTGAAGGCATCCTTCCGCCGCTTGCGGATGTCGAGGATGGCGGTCATGTCCACCTCGTTGAAGGTGGTCAGCATCGCCGCCGTCTGCTGCGCTTCGACCAGACGGCTGGCAATCGTCAGCCGGCGGCGCGACATGCGCTTGCGCTCGACGGCTTTGCCGTCCTGCGGCGCTGCTTTAGCCGCAGCTGCGGGCTTCGCCGCAGCCGGCGCGTCCTGCGGCGCCGGTGCCGCTGGCGCAGCGGCCGCCTGGCCGGCTGCGCCGTGGCCGTTCACATCGGCCTGGGCAATCCGGCCGATGGGGTCGCGGGCAGTGACCTCGCCGAGGTCGATGCCCCGCTCCCGCGCAAGC contains these protein-coding regions:
- the odhB gene encoding 2-oxoglutarate dehydrogenase complex dihydrolipoyllysine-residue succinyltransferase, producing MSEIKVPDLGESISEGTIYKWLVKEGDTVGQGDVLAELETDKVNLEISAEEDGVISVILRQAGENVAVGEAIGVIGAAGASSAGESGSASEGSAASAAAQAPAAAAPAPAAPEGAAGSTAALATPGARKLARERGIDLGEVTARDPIGRIAQADVNGHGAAGQAAAAPAAPAPQDAPAAAKPAAAAKAAPQDGKAVERKRMSRRRLTIASRLVEAQQTAAMLTTFNEVDMTAILDIRKRRKDAFKEKHDVGLGFMSFFSKAVIGALKAYPLLNAEIDGEELLIKKYYDIGIAVSAKEGLVVPVVRDADRLSFPEIERQIVELASKARANTLSLQELQGGTFTITNGGVFGSLLSTPILNTPQVGILGMHKIQLRPIALDEERTVNRPMMYIALSYDHRIVDGSEAVSFLVKVKELLEDPEALLLEG